From Vitis vinifera cultivar Pinot Noir 40024 chromosome 14, ASM3070453v1, a single genomic window includes:
- the METK4 gene encoding S-adenosylmethionine synthase 4 → MDTFLFTSESVNEGHPDKLCDQISDAVLDACLEQDPDSKVACETCTKTNLVMIFGEITTKANLDYEKIVRDTCRAVGFVSEDVGLDADNCKVLVNIEQQSPDIAQGVHGHLTKRPEEIGAGDQGHMFGYATDETPELMPLSHVLATKLGARLTEVRKNGTCPWLRPDGKTQVTVEYFNDHGAMVPIRVHTVLISTQHDETVTNDEIAADLKEHVIKPIVPEKFLDEKTIFHLNPSGRFVIGGPHGDAGLTGRKIIIDTYGGWGAHGGGAFSGKDPTKVDRSGAYIVRQAAKSIVASGLARRCIVQVSYAIGVPEPLSVFVDTYATGKIPDKEILKIVKESFDFRPGMIAINLDLKRGGNGRFLKTAAYGHFGRDDPDFTWEVVKPLKAEKAQE, encoded by the coding sequence ATGGATACTTTCCTATTCACCTCCGAGTCTGTGAACGAAGGCCACCCAGACAAGCTGTGTGATCAGATATCTGATGCAGTGCTTGATGCTTGCCTTGAACAAGATCCTGACAGCAAAGTTGCCTGTGAAACTTGCACCAAGACCAACTTGGTCATGATCTTTGGAGAAATCACCACCAAAGCCAATCTAGACTATGAGAAGATTGTGCGTGACACATGTCGTGCGGTTGGCTTTGTTTCTGAAGATGTGGGCCTTGATGCCGACAACTGCAAAGTTCTGGTCAACATAGAACAGCAGAGCCCTGACATTGCCCAAGGTGTTCATGGCCACCTCACCAAGCGCCCTGAAGAGATTGGTGCTGGTGACCAGGGTCATATGTTTGGCTATGCTACTGATGAAACCCCTGAGCTAATGCCCCTTAGCCATGTTCTTGCAACCAAGCTTGGTGCCCGCTTGACTGAAGTTCGCAAGAATGGTACCTGCCCCTGGTTGAGACCCGATGGCAAGACCCAAGTGACTGTAGAATATTTCAACGACCATGGTGCAATGGTTCCAATCCGTGTCCACACTGTTCTCATTTCCACCCAGCATGATGAAACTGTTACTAATGATGAGATTGCTGCTGATCTCAAGGAGCATGTCATCAAACCCATCGTCCCTGAGAAGTTCCTGGATGAGAAAACCATCTTCCACCTCAACCCATCTGGCCGTTTTGTTATTGGTGGACCTCATGGTGATGCAGGCCTTACCGGTCgcaaaatcatcattgatactTATGGAGGTTGGGGAGCCCATGGTGGTGGTGCCTTCTCTGGGAAGGACCCCACCAAGGTGGACAGGAGTGGAGCATACATTGTTAGGCAGGCTGCCAAGAGTATTGTCGCCAGTGGGCTTGCCCGCAGGTGCATTGTGCAGGTCTCATATGCCATTGGTGTGCCCGAACCATTATCCGTATTTGTTGACACGTATGCCACTGGAAAGATTCCAGACAAGGAGATTCTCAAGATTGTGAAAGAAAGCTTTGACTTCAGACCTGGAATGATTGCCATTAACCTGGATCTCAAGAGGGGTGGCAATGGCAGGTTCTTGAAGACAGCTGCATACGGACACTTTGGAAGAGATGACCCCGACTTCACATGGGAAGTTGTGAAGCCTCTCAAGGCAGAGAAGGCCCAAGAGTAA